From a region of the Drosophila virilis strain 15010-1051.87 chromosome 3, Dvir_AGI_RSII-ME, whole genome shotgun sequence genome:
- the Lasp gene encoding LIM and SH3 domain protein Lasp isoform X2: MNKTCARCQKVVYPIEELKCLDKTWHKTCFKCTECGMALNMKTYKGYNKMPYCEAHIPKAKATAIADTPELKRIAENTKIQSNVKYHADFEKAKGKFTQVADDPETLRIKQNTKHISNVAYHGDLEKKAAMEKQRGSAEVSDSSTSPIPPATLQQQHHQQHQQYQQHQQQQQHQQQQQHQHQHYVQQQTLPPPPIQHQQYNTAAITPTYQHQHQQLNQQQQQQLLQQQQQQQQQPLHDPYAHYQQPQALRQQQLLQQQQQHAIKQASHLYPTATSQAQQQQQQQQQPPPQQQATPQQSQQSQQQPQAVNSYNQLRSAILHNSHHPSGNAADQFDHSQNSATALHQQQLQQQLQQHHSQQQLQQQQQASQHQLQQQHSHSSLLNNNASNGSIHSNSSNNNNNNNNGGLAHPHPASLSYTQQQQQQQQQQQQQQTRSQASLHSNNSKHQLQLQQQLQQQQKQQQQQQHQSNTNVQQLYVAPNYSPVTPSENALGAKLQASNGHLPVVVSATTQQNSSNNIGKIADYDPLTDGPRPMPSTGRSSTTLVYSSDQRGAAAGVGNSVYPKRIGSISDIDPANGIYGSLSSAEQAQAQKQQQYYQQVQMMQQQEQQARQPPASLQEKQSRQSNLRVYRAIYDYEAQDVDEVSFREGDVIFEVESIDSGWMTGRVERTGKTGMLPANYVEQAVI, encoded by the exons GCACATACCCAAGGCCAAGGCAACGGCAATTGCTGATACGCCCGAGCTGAAGCGCATCGCGGAAAATACGAAAATCCAATCGAATGTGAAATACCACGCAGACTTTGAGAAGGCCAAAGGCAAATTTACACAG GTGGCAGACGACCCGGAAACGCTGCGAATCAAGCAAAACACGAAGCACATATCGAATGTGGCATATCATGGCGATCTGGAGAAGAAGGCCGCCATGGAGAAGCAGCGCGGCTCTGCGGAGGTCTCCGACAGCAGCA CCTCGCCCATACCGCCAGCaacactgcagcagcagcaccaccagcaacatcaacagtaccaacaacatcaacaacagcaacaacatcaacaacagcaacaacatcaacaccaACACTatgtgcaacaacaaacgctGCCACCGCCACCAATACAACACCAGCAATACAACACGGCGGCCATAACGCCCACATATCAACACCAACATCAGCAGCTgaaccagcagcaacagcagcagctgttgcagcagcaacagcagcagcagcagcagccgctgcacgATCCATACGCACACTACCAACAGCCGCAGGCGTTGcgccagcaacagttgctgcagcaacagcagcaacatgccaTTAAACAAGCCTCACATCTGTATCCCACAGCAACATcgcaagcacaacaacaacagcaacagcagcagcagccgccaccACAGCAGCAAGCCACACCGCAGCAATCGCAGCAgtcgcaacagcagccgcaggcGGTTAATAGCTACAATCAGCTGCGCTCAGCTATTTTGCATAATTCGCATCATCCCAGTGGCAATGCTGCGGATCAGTTTGATCATAGTCAGAACTCGGCAACAGCactgcatcagcagcaactgcagcagcagttgcagcaacatcactcacagcagcagctgcaacagcagcagcaggccagtcagcatcagctgcagcagcaacattcgCACAGCAGCCTGTTGAACAACAATGCAAGCAACGGCAGCATTcacagcaatagcagcaacaacaacaacaacaacaataatggcgGACTGGCACATCCGCATCCGGCCAGCCTCAGCTatacacaacagcagcagcagcagcagcaacaacagcagcagcaacagacacGCTCGCAGGCGAGcctgcacagcaacaacagcaagcatCAGCTGCAGttacagcaacagctgcagcagcaacaaaaacagcaacagcagcagcaacatcagagCAACACAAATGTGCAACAACTGTATGTGGCGCCCAACTACAGTCCGGTTACGCCCTCGGAGAACGCTTTGGGCGCCAAGCTGCAGGCCAGCAATGGGCATTTGCCCGTCGTGGTGAGCGCCACAACGCAgcagaacagcagcaacaacattggcAAAATCGCCGACTACGATCCGCTGACTGATGGACCCAGGCCGATGCCCAGCACCGGACGCTCCAGCACAACGCTGGTGTACAGCTCGGATCAGCGCGGCGCAGCCGCAGGCGTGG GTAACAGCGTGTATCCGAAGCGCATTGGCTCCATCTCGGACATAGATCCCGCCAACGGCATTTACGGCTCGCTGAGCAGCGCCGAGCAGGCGCAGGcccagaagcagcagcaatactATCAGCAGGTCCAAAtgatgcagcagcaggagcaacaggCGCGCCAACCGCCGGCTTCACTGCAGGAGAAACAGTCGCGCCAGAGCAACCTG CGCGTCTATCGCGCCATTTACGACTATGAGGCGCAGGACGTGGACGAGGTTAGCTTTCGTGAGGGCGATGTCATCTTTGAGGTGGAATCAATTGACTCTGGCTGGATGACCGGGCGCGTGGAGCGCACCGGCAAGACCGGCATGCTGCCCGCCAACTACGTGGAGCAGGCGGTTATATAA
- the Lasp gene encoding LIM and SH3 domain protein Lasp isoform X1: MNKTCARCQKVVYPIEELKCLDKTWHKTCFKCTECGMALNMKTYKGYNKMPYCEAHIPKAKATAIADTPELKRIAENTKIQSNVKYHADFEKAKGKFTQVADDPETLRIKQNTKHISNVAYHGDLEKKAAMEKQRGSAEVSDSSNESEYFSEQLAAEQFSQYAPTASPIPPATLQQQHHQQHQQYQQHQQQQQHQQQQQHQHQHYVQQQTLPPPPIQHQQYNTAAITPTYQHQHQQLNQQQQQQLLQQQQQQQQQPLHDPYAHYQQPQALRQQQLLQQQQQHAIKQASHLYPTATSQAQQQQQQQQQPPPQQQATPQQSQQSQQQPQAVNSYNQLRSAILHNSHHPSGNAADQFDHSQNSATALHQQQLQQQLQQHHSQQQLQQQQQASQHQLQQQHSHSSLLNNNASNGSIHSNSSNNNNNNNNGGLAHPHPASLSYTQQQQQQQQQQQQQQTRSQASLHSNNSKHQLQLQQQLQQQQKQQQQQQHQSNTNVQQLYVAPNYSPVTPSENALGAKLQASNGHLPVVVSATTQQNSSNNIGKIADYDPLTDGPRPMPSTGRSSTTLVYSSDQRGAAAGVGNSVYPKRIGSISDIDPANGIYGSLSSAEQAQAQKQQQYYQQVQMMQQQEQQARQPPASLQEKQSRQSNLRVYRAIYDYEAQDVDEVSFREGDVIFEVESIDSGWMTGRVERTGKTGMLPANYVEQAVI; this comes from the exons GCACATACCCAAGGCCAAGGCAACGGCAATTGCTGATACGCCCGAGCTGAAGCGCATCGCGGAAAATACGAAAATCCAATCGAATGTGAAATACCACGCAGACTTTGAGAAGGCCAAAGGCAAATTTACACAG GTGGCAGACGACCCGGAAACGCTGCGAATCAAGCAAAACACGAAGCACATATCGAATGTGGCATATCATGGCGATCTGGAGAAGAAGGCCGCCATGGAGAAGCAGCGCGGCTCTGCGGAGGTCTCCGACAGCAGCA ACGAATCGGAATATTTCTCTGAGCAATTGGCAGCTGAACAATTCTCGCAATATGCACCCACAGCCTCGCCCATACCGCCAGCaacactgcagcagcagcaccaccagcaacatcaacagtaccaacaacatcaacaacagcaacaacatcaacaacagcaacaacatcaacaccaACACTatgtgcaacaacaaacgctGCCACCGCCACCAATACAACACCAGCAATACAACACGGCGGCCATAACGCCCACATATCAACACCAACATCAGCAGCTgaaccagcagcaacagcagcagctgttgcagcagcaacagcagcagcagcagcagccgctgcacgATCCATACGCACACTACCAACAGCCGCAGGCGTTGcgccagcaacagttgctgcagcaacagcagcaacatgccaTTAAACAAGCCTCACATCTGTATCCCACAGCAACATcgcaagcacaacaacaacagcaacagcagcagcagccgccaccACAGCAGCAAGCCACACCGCAGCAATCGCAGCAgtcgcaacagcagccgcaggcGGTTAATAGCTACAATCAGCTGCGCTCAGCTATTTTGCATAATTCGCATCATCCCAGTGGCAATGCTGCGGATCAGTTTGATCATAGTCAGAACTCGGCAACAGCactgcatcagcagcaactgcagcagcagttgcagcaacatcactcacagcagcagctgcaacagcagcagcaggccagtcagcatcagctgcagcagcaacattcgCACAGCAGCCTGTTGAACAACAATGCAAGCAACGGCAGCATTcacagcaatagcagcaacaacaacaacaacaacaataatggcgGACTGGCACATCCGCATCCGGCCAGCCTCAGCTatacacaacagcagcagcagcagcagcaacaacagcagcagcaacagacacGCTCGCAGGCGAGcctgcacagcaacaacagcaagcatCAGCTGCAGttacagcaacagctgcagcagcaacaaaaacagcaacagcagcagcaacatcagagCAACACAAATGTGCAACAACTGTATGTGGCGCCCAACTACAGTCCGGTTACGCCCTCGGAGAACGCTTTGGGCGCCAAGCTGCAGGCCAGCAATGGGCATTTGCCCGTCGTGGTGAGCGCCACAACGCAgcagaacagcagcaacaacattggcAAAATCGCCGACTACGATCCGCTGACTGATGGACCCAGGCCGATGCCCAGCACCGGACGCTCCAGCACAACGCTGGTGTACAGCTCGGATCAGCGCGGCGCAGCCGCAGGCGTGG GTAACAGCGTGTATCCGAAGCGCATTGGCTCCATCTCGGACATAGATCCCGCCAACGGCATTTACGGCTCGCTGAGCAGCGCCGAGCAGGCGCAGGcccagaagcagcagcaatactATCAGCAGGTCCAAAtgatgcagcagcaggagcaacaggCGCGCCAACCGCCGGCTTCACTGCAGGAGAAACAGTCGCGCCAGAGCAACCTG CGCGTCTATCGCGCCATTTACGACTATGAGGCGCAGGACGTGGACGAGGTTAGCTTTCGTGAGGGCGATGTCATCTTTGAGGTGGAATCAATTGACTCTGGCTGGATGACCGGGCGCGTGGAGCGCACCGGCAAGACCGGCATGCTGCCCGCCAACTACGTGGAGCAGGCGGTTATATAA
- the Lasp gene encoding LIM and SH3 domain protein Lasp isoform X3 produces MNKTCARCQKVVYPIEELKCLDKTWHKTCFKCTECGMALNMKTYKGYNKMPYCEAHIPKAKATAIADTPELKRIAENTKIQSNVKYHADFEKAKGKFTQVADDPETLRIKQNTKHISNVAYHGDLEKKAAMEKQRGSAEVSDSSTTSQAQQQQQQQQQPPPQQQATPQQSQQSQQQPQAVNSYNQLRSAILHNSHHPSGNAADQFDHSQNSATALHQQQLQQQLQQHHSQQQLQQQQQASQHQLQQQHSHSSLLNNNASNGSIHSNSSNNNNNNNNGGLAHPHPASLSYTQQQQQQQQQQQQQQTRSQASLHSNNSKHQLQLQQQLQQQQKQQQQQQHQSNTNVQQLYVAPNYSPVTPSENALGAKLQASNGHLPVVVSATTQQNSSNNIGKIADYDPLTDGPRPMPSTGRSSTTLVYSSDQRGAAAGVGNSVYPKRIGSISDIDPANGIYGSLSSAEQAQAQKQQQYYQQVQMMQQQEQQARQPPASLQEKQSRQSNLRVYRAIYDYEAQDVDEVSFREGDVIFEVESIDSGWMTGRVERTGKTGMLPANYVEQAVI; encoded by the exons GCACATACCCAAGGCCAAGGCAACGGCAATTGCTGATACGCCCGAGCTGAAGCGCATCGCGGAAAATACGAAAATCCAATCGAATGTGAAATACCACGCAGACTTTGAGAAGGCCAAAGGCAAATTTACACAG GTGGCAGACGACCCGGAAACGCTGCGAATCAAGCAAAACACGAAGCACATATCGAATGTGGCATATCATGGCGATCTGGAGAAGAAGGCCGCCATGGAGAAGCAGCGCGGCTCTGCGGAGGTCTCCGACAGCAGCA CAACATcgcaagcacaacaacaacagcaacagcagcagcagccgccaccACAGCAGCAAGCCACACCGCAGCAATCGCAGCAgtcgcaacagcagccgcaggcGGTTAATAGCTACAATCAGCTGCGCTCAGCTATTTTGCATAATTCGCATCATCCCAGTGGCAATGCTGCGGATCAGTTTGATCATAGTCAGAACTCGGCAACAGCactgcatcagcagcaactgcagcagcagttgcagcaacatcactcacagcagcagctgcaacagcagcagcaggccagtcagcatcagctgcagcagcaacattcgCACAGCAGCCTGTTGAACAACAATGCAAGCAACGGCAGCATTcacagcaatagcagcaacaacaacaacaacaacaataatggcgGACTGGCACATCCGCATCCGGCCAGCCTCAGCTatacacaacagcagcagcagcagcagcaacaacagcagcagcaacagacacGCTCGCAGGCGAGcctgcacagcaacaacagcaagcatCAGCTGCAGttacagcaacagctgcagcagcaacaaaaacagcaacagcagcagcaacatcagagCAACACAAATGTGCAACAACTGTATGTGGCGCCCAACTACAGTCCGGTTACGCCCTCGGAGAACGCTTTGGGCGCCAAGCTGCAGGCCAGCAATGGGCATTTGCCCGTCGTGGTGAGCGCCACAACGCAgcagaacagcagcaacaacattggcAAAATCGCCGACTACGATCCGCTGACTGATGGACCCAGGCCGATGCCCAGCACCGGACGCTCCAGCACAACGCTGGTGTACAGCTCGGATCAGCGCGGCGCAGCCGCAGGCGTGG GTAACAGCGTGTATCCGAAGCGCATTGGCTCCATCTCGGACATAGATCCCGCCAACGGCATTTACGGCTCGCTGAGCAGCGCCGAGCAGGCGCAGGcccagaagcagcagcaatactATCAGCAGGTCCAAAtgatgcagcagcaggagcaacaggCGCGCCAACCGCCGGCTTCACTGCAGGAGAAACAGTCGCGCCAGAGCAACCTG CGCGTCTATCGCGCCATTTACGACTATGAGGCGCAGGACGTGGACGAGGTTAGCTTTCGTGAGGGCGATGTCATCTTTGAGGTGGAATCAATTGACTCTGGCTGGATGACCGGGCGCGTGGAGCGCACCGGCAAGACCGGCATGCTGCCCGCCAACTACGTGGAGCAGGCGGTTATATAA